Proteins from a single region of Barnesiella propionica:
- the porV gene encoding type IX secretion system outer membrane channel protein PorV yields the protein MSRIRISIVLLVCILSAVTVANAKENANSTKNEFNPISTGVTSLSIAPDARAAAMGDLGAATDPDVNSQYWNPAKYAFAYSQAGVSLSYTPWLRKLVNDIFLADVAGYWKLGSSDLQALSASLRYFSLGEIITNDTEGNATGSINPYEMAFDLGYSRKLSEKFSMGVVFRYIYSDLGFHYDGSSASDASGASAFSADIAGYYTTYPIIGRNECQWSWGFNISNIGTKISYDSGNNNAFLPTNLRLGTSFLFPIAEYNTISLNLDLNKLLVPTRPQRSDYESDEAFDVAEDEYQAMSPIKGIFKSFSDAPGGFKEELREINFSIGAEYSYNQQFFIRAGYFNENKFKGNRKFFSFGAGFSLNVLRIDAAYMVATAQTSPLDQTLRFTLSFDMDGLRDLIGHRR from the coding sequence ATGAGCAGAATAAGAATCAGTATAGTACTTTTGGTATGTATATTGTCGGCGGTGACGGTCGCTAATGCAAAAGAAAATGCAAATTCGACAAAAAATGAATTCAATCCTATCAGTACGGGGGTAACTTCTCTTAGCATCGCCCCGGACGCGCGTGCCGCAGCTATGGGTGATTTGGGTGCGGCTACCGACCCGGACGTTAATTCCCAATATTGGAATCCTGCCAAGTATGCTTTTGCCTATAGCCAGGCCGGTGTATCTCTTTCCTATACGCCTTGGTTACGTAAGTTGGTCAATGATATTTTCCTGGCCGATGTAGCCGGTTATTGGAAATTAGGCAGTAGTGATTTGCAGGCATTGAGTGCGTCACTTCGCTACTTCTCTTTAGGTGAAATAATAACAAACGATACGGAGGGTAATGCTACGGGTTCTATAAATCCCTATGAAATGGCATTTGACTTGGGATATTCCCGGAAATTGTCGGAGAAATTCTCTATGGGTGTGGTTTTTCGTTATATTTATTCCGATCTTGGTTTTCACTATGACGGGAGCAGTGCTTCAGATGCTTCGGGTGCTTCTGCCTTTTCGGCCGATATTGCCGGTTATTATACGACTTACCCTATAATAGGGAGAAACGAATGTCAATGGTCGTGGGGATTCAATATCTCCAATATAGGTACGAAAATTTCTTATGACAGTGGAAATAACAACGCTTTCCTTCCAACGAATTTGCGTTTAGGAACTTCGTTTCTTTTTCCAATAGCCGAATATAATACGATATCGTTGAATCTTGATTTGAATAAACTTCTGGTTCCGACTCGTCCTCAGAGATCGGACTATGAATCGGATGAAGCTTTTGATGTTGCAGAAGATGAATATCAGGCGATGTCCCCGATTAAGGGAATATTCAAATCTTTTTCCGACGCACCCGGCGGATTCAAAGAGGAACTCCGGGAAATTAATTTTTCTATAGGAGCCGAATATTCTTACAATCAACAGTTTTTTATACGTGCCGGTTATTTCAATGAGAACAAATTTAAAGGGAACCGTAAATTCTTTTCGTTCGGTGCCGGTTTTTCTTTGAATGTCTTAAGAATAGATGCAGCGTATATGGTAGCAACGGCACAGACAAGTCCGTTGGATCAGACCTTACGGTTTACTTTATCTTTCGATATGGACGGATTGAGAGATTTGATAGGACATAGAAGATGA
- a CDS encoding fumarylacetoacetate hydrolase family protein, producing MKIIAVGWNYKNHNEEMGQGMPSEPVIFLKPETALLKDGKPFFLPDFSQRIEYEAELVVKVCRLGKNIAARFAYRYYNEITVGIDFTARDIQQRQREQGSPWEIAKGFDGSAVIGNFIPVSSLAPHTPFSLRVNDVIVQQGSPEDMIFSIDEIIAYVSRFFTLKIGDLIYTGTPSGVGPVKINDHLTGYIGDEKLLDFRIK from the coding sequence ATGAAGATCATCGCCGTAGGTTGGAACTATAAAAATCATAATGAAGAGATGGGGCAGGGTATGCCTTCCGAACCTGTAATTTTTTTGAAACCCGAAACCGCTTTGTTAAAAGACGGAAAACCTTTCTTTTTACCTGATTTTTCACAACGGATCGAGTATGAGGCGGAATTAGTTGTCAAGGTTTGCCGTTTAGGTAAGAATATAGCGGCTCGGTTTGCTTACCGTTATTATAATGAAATAACAGTGGGGATAGATTTTACCGCCAGGGATATTCAGCAAAGACAAAGAGAACAAGGTTCCCCGTGGGAAATAGCCAAAGGTTTTGACGGTTCTGCGGTTATAGGTAATTTTATTCCCGTATCTTCGTTGGCCCCGCATACTCCGTTTTCTCTTCGGGTAAATGATGTAATCGTGCAACAGGGAAGTCCGGAGGATATGATTTTTTCAATAGATGAAATAATTGCGTATGTAAGTCGTTTTTTTACTCTTAAAATAGGCGATCTTATATATACCGGGACACCTTCGGGGGTAGGTCCGGTAAAAATTAATGATCATTTGACAGGCTATATCGGAGATGAAAAACTGCTTGATTTTCGGATAAAATGA
- a CDS encoding redox-sensing transcriptional repressor Rex: MSDLESKSNIKLPEPSLRRLPWYLAYVKLLKDRGEEYVSSTQIAKEINVDASQIAKDLSFINISGKTRVGYEVNSLVDVLENFLGFTAVHKAFIFGVGSLGAALLQDSGLSQYGLKVVAGFDVRSDIIGKEVNGIPVFHISELSRKQKEYGAQIGILTVPVDKAQSTTEMMIDGGMKAVWNFTPYRIRVPKNIVIQNTSIYAHLAVMFNRLNSLKK, encoded by the coding sequence ATGAGCGATCTGGAATCGAAATCAAATATCAAATTACCGGAACCTTCTTTACGGAGGCTTCCTTGGTACTTGGCATATGTGAAGCTGTTGAAAGACAGGGGGGAAGAATATGTTTCCTCTACGCAAATCGCAAAAGAAATCAATGTTGATGCTTCTCAGATCGCTAAGGATTTGTCTTTTATCAATATATCCGGTAAAACTCGTGTGGGGTATGAAGTGAATTCCCTGGTGGATGTCTTGGAAAATTTTCTGGGTTTTACGGCTGTGCATAAAGCTTTCATTTTTGGAGTCGGGAGTCTGGGTGCAGCTTTGTTACAAGATTCGGGATTGTCTCAGTACGGCTTGAAAGTAGTAGCCGGGTTTGATGTCAGATCCGATATTATAGGTAAGGAAGTGAATGGGATACCGGTCTTCCATATTTCCGAATTGTCACGGAAACAAAAGGAATACGGAGCCCAGATAGGAATTCTTACGGTTCCTGTAGATAAAGCTCAATCGACGACCGAGATGATGATTGACGGAGGGATGAAAGCTGTATGGAATTTTACTCCGTATCGTATCCGGGTTCCTAAAAATATCGTTATCCAGAACACTTCCATATATGCTCATTTGGCTGTAATGTTTAACCGGCTTAACAGTTTGAAGAAATAA
- the porU gene encoding type IX secretion system sortase PorU translates to MKKHRGEEEPGRKICVSFMSRFIVLLLFVLFVFCPARALNPEHYTNESVLATGRWVKISVTSTGIHEISFKLLKDWGFADPYKVRIYGYGGADLPESFSSDDIDDLPQIPFIYGDSKLLFYAQGTISWKYDSKEYVHSQNTYTNEGYYFLTDKDIPLVELKSKTSGNVTGKKEITEYPDYQLHEKELYSPGKTGRLFVGEDFRFSAVQNFPFSFPGIVDDSSLSMTVSFGARTTASSNIKLHQNEKLLSTNVIAATSPDNLAYNFITMVTVRHQFIVDSEQQNIKVNFIGGGTVYLARLDYIRFNYKRKLQLYGGSVGFRNSDGLQAGSVQFVVDGATESTNVWDVTTPCAPVSIKGTLSEGKMRFTPVESGLREYVAFNTSSSFPSPGYAGTVANQNLHGMDIPEMVIITPAEFQEQAERVAELHRTEDNMKVSVVEQGLIYNEFSSGAVNATAYRRFMKMFYDRAADESQQPKYLLLFGNGSYDNRKITETVKRNNYPALCTYQSVEGKYEEKSYVTDDYFGYLDDSSTNSQFDPVASPNYVRLGIGRFPVKTVEEAKNTVNKLYSYVKNKSYGAWKNQVCFVADDGNNSDHMSQSDIAIKQLLEEDDGYFANRIYIDAFEKKGSAYPEAKKKMMQLLNDGLLLYNYIGHGNTTGLTGEDMLNMSDIRQLYLKRLPFMITSTCDFSRFDSDDVTAGEELFLHPNGGAIALITSTRVVWISSNLAWNRVLIKYLFTRKEDGTHYRLGDVIRLAKNERKGNSFLLDTRNKLNYSLLGDPALKLAYPEYQVRLTEINGSSIENTEEILSARAQVTIKGEVLTPKKEKATDYTGVISTSLYDTERSVTTNGNADQGTPYTFNERDNRLYLGQDSVKNGEFTVTFRMPKDINFADAPGLFNLYTYDSRGNEGNGSEDRFIVGGMDDTAEDGEDGPSINYMYLNSESFQNGDKVNESPMLLAEVESPVGINLSSAAIGHNMTIKIDDSDVYSDVSSYFTPALGVYGKGTISYPLSGLSEGDHKLTFKVWDADNVSSEASIDFKVKKGLKPTIYDLYADCNPAQSSTNFYLRHNRPDALLYVKVSVYNMMGVEVWSKEEQNRADMFKSTPMTWDLNDKSGTRVPAGIYLYRASVSTDKEQETTKSKRLVVLKP, encoded by the coding sequence ATGAAAAAACATAGAGGTGAAGAAGAACCGGGAAGAAAGATATGTGTGTCTTTTATGTCCAGATTTATTGTATTATTGTTGTTCGTTTTATTTGTTTTTTGTCCGGCAAGGGCTTTAAATCCCGAGCATTATACAAACGAATCGGTATTAGCGACGGGACGTTGGGTGAAAATAAGCGTCACATCTACGGGCATACATGAAATAAGTTTCAAATTATTAAAAGATTGGGGGTTCGCCGATCCATATAAAGTACGGATATATGGATACGGGGGAGCGGATTTGCCTGAGAGTTTTTCTTCTGACGACATAGACGATCTGCCTCAAATCCCTTTTATATATGGAGATAGTAAGTTATTGTTTTATGCTCAGGGTACGATTTCGTGGAAATATGATTCTAAAGAATATGTTCATTCACAGAATACGTATACGAATGAAGGTTATTATTTTCTGACCGATAAAGATATTCCTCTGGTTGAGTTAAAATCCAAAACGTCCGGAAATGTAACGGGAAAAAAGGAGATAACAGAATATCCCGATTACCAGTTACATGAGAAAGAATTATACTCTCCCGGAAAAACAGGGCGTTTGTTTGTAGGAGAGGATTTCCGCTTTTCCGCAGTTCAGAATTTCCCGTTTTCCTTTCCTGGTATTGTAGATGATAGTTCACTGTCAATGACAGTTTCTTTCGGCGCACGTACTACAGCGTCCAGTAATATTAAATTGCATCAGAATGAAAAATTATTGTCTACGAATGTAATTGCGGCAACGAGCCCGGATAATCTGGCTTATAATTTTATAACGATGGTTACTGTCCGACATCAGTTTATAGTTGACAGTGAACAGCAAAATATAAAAGTGAATTTTATTGGAGGAGGTACCGTTTATTTAGCTCGCTTGGATTATATTCGTTTCAATTATAAACGTAAGCTTCAATTGTATGGGGGAAGTGTGGGCTTTCGTAATTCAGATGGTCTTCAGGCAGGCAGCGTGCAGTTTGTGGTGGACGGTGCTACCGAATCTACTAATGTGTGGGACGTAACGACTCCTTGTGCCCCGGTGAGTATAAAAGGAACACTTTCCGAAGGCAAAATGCGTTTTACTCCTGTGGAATCGGGACTTCGCGAATATGTAGCTTTCAATACTTCGTCTTCTTTTCCGTCTCCGGGATATGCCGGGACAGTGGCTAATCAAAACCTTCATGGCATGGATATACCGGAAATGGTGATCATTACTCCTGCCGAATTTCAGGAACAGGCGGAACGTGTAGCCGAACTTCACCGGACGGAAGATAATATGAAAGTTTCGGTAGTAGAGCAGGGGCTTATTTATAATGAGTTTTCTTCCGGAGCGGTGAATGCGACAGCTTACCGTAGGTTCATGAAGATGTTCTATGACCGTGCGGCGGATGAATCGCAGCAGCCGAAATATTTGTTGTTGTTCGGTAACGGTTCTTATGATAACCGGAAAATTACCGAAACGGTGAAACGAAATAATTATCCGGCGTTATGTACTTACCAGTCCGTAGAAGGAAAGTATGAGGAAAAATCATATGTTACAGACGATTATTTCGGATATCTGGATGATAGTTCGACGAACTCCCAGTTTGATCCGGTAGCCTCCCCGAATTATGTTCGTTTAGGAATCGGGCGTTTTCCGGTAAAAACGGTTGAAGAGGCAAAGAATACGGTTAATAAATTGTATTCTTATGTAAAAAATAAAAGTTATGGTGCTTGGAAAAATCAGGTTTGTTTTGTCGCTGATGATGGTAATAATTCAGATCATATGAGCCAGTCGGATATTGCCATAAAGCAATTATTGGAAGAAGATGACGGTTATTTTGCAAATAGAATATATATCGATGCATTTGAAAAGAAAGGGAGTGCTTATCCCGAGGCGAAGAAGAAAATGATGCAGTTGCTGAACGACGGTTTACTTTTGTATAATTATATAGGACATGGTAATACGACAGGTCTTACGGGGGAAGATATGCTGAATATGAGCGATATCAGGCAACTCTATTTAAAGCGTTTACCTTTTATGATAACGTCGACTTGCGATTTCAGCCGTTTTGATTCTGATGATGTGACTGCCGGAGAAGAGTTGTTTTTACATCCTAATGGCGGTGCGATCGCTCTTATCACTTCTACCCGGGTAGTTTGGATTTCTTCCAACCTCGCATGGAATCGCGTGTTGATCAAGTATCTTTTTACCAGAAAAGAAGACGGAACTCATTATCGTTTGGGCGATGTTATCCGGCTGGCTAAAAATGAGAGGAAAGGTAATTCGTTTCTGTTGGATACACGTAATAAGTTGAATTATTCCTTGCTGGGTGATCCCGCTCTGAAACTTGCCTATCCGGAATATCAGGTGAGACTTACAGAAATAAATGGTTCATCTATCGAGAATACGGAGGAAATATTGAGTGCCCGTGCACAGGTGACAATCAAAGGAGAAGTATTAACTCCGAAAAAAGAAAAGGCTACAGATTATACCGGTGTGATAAGTACTTCTCTGTATGATACAGAGAGGTCGGTTACTACGAACGGTAATGCCGATCAAGGTACTCCTTATACTTTTAATGAACGGGATAACCGTTTATACTTGGGACAGGATTCGGTTAAGAACGGGGAATTTACAGTGACATTCAGGATGCCGAAGGATATCAATTTTGCTGATGCTCCAGGTCTTTTTAACTTATATACTTACGATTCGCGGGGAAATGAAGGGAACGGCAGTGAAGACCGGTTTATTGTGGGTGGTATGGATGATACGGCAGAGGATGGAGAAGACGGTCCTTCCATTAATTATATGTATCTGAATTCAGAGAGCTTTCAAAATGGAGATAAGGTCAATGAATCCCCGATGTTGTTAGCGGAGGTGGAATCGCCTGTCGGAATAAATTTGTCTTCGGCGGCGATAGGTCATAATATGACAATAAAAATAGACGATAGCGACGTATATTCAGATGTTAGTAGTTATTTTACGCCGGCTTTGGGCGTATATGGAAAGGGGACGATTTCTTATCCGTTATCCGGGTTGAGTGAGGGCGATCATAAGTTGACCTTTAAAGTCTGGGACGCCGATAATGTATCTTCTGAAGCATCTATTGATTTTAAGGTTAAAAAAGGTCTTAAACCTACGATATACGATTTGTATGCCGATTGCAATCCGGCGCAAAGTTCTACGAATTTTTATTTGCGTCATAATCGTCCCGATGCTTTGCTGTATGTTAAAGTCTCCGTATATAATATGATGGGAGTAGAGGTATGGAGTAAGGAGGAACAAAACCGGGCGGATATGTTTAAGTCCACTCCTATGACTTGGGATTTGAATGATAAAAGTGGTACGCGGGTTCCAGCCGGAATTTATTTGTATAGGGCCTCTGTTTCTACAGACAAAGAACAGGAGACGACAAAATCGAAACGTCTTGTTGTATTGAAACCCTGA
- a CDS encoding translation initiation factor, with translation MKKNDWKERLNIVYSTNPDFSFEREQENIPETLPPGKQQLRIQLDKRHRNGKSVTLITGFQGNDDDLKELSKMLKTKCGVGGSSKDGEILIQGDFRQKVLEILQNTGYKARII, from the coding sequence ATGAAAAAGAACGACTGGAAAGAACGGCTGAACATCGTATATTCTACGAATCCTGATTTTTCTTTTGAACGTGAACAAGAAAATATACCAGAAACATTGCCTCCGGGCAAACAACAACTTCGTATCCAACTGGACAAACGCCACCGAAACGGAAAATCGGTAACACTCATAACAGGATTCCAGGGAAATGATGACGACCTGAAAGAACTATCTAAAATGCTGAAAACAAAATGCGGCGTAGGAGGTTCCAGCAAAGACGGAGAAATTCTTATTCAAGGTGATTTCAGGCAAAAGGTTCTGGAAATACTGCAAAATACCGGTTATAAAGCACGCATTATATAA
- a CDS encoding UvrD-helicase domain-containing protein, whose translation MLNIYRASAGSGKTYQLTLEYIKLLLGYRKENDNGTTELSLYDKYKDAHRRILAVTFTNKATEEMKRRIISQLSILAHHTNQSEYLDELINIFHCDEEKIRFCAQETLYTLLHDFSFFNISTIDTFFQQTLRTFTREVGLQGGFDIELDNNYVTSAAIDKMFSELDEEEHKELLQWLLKYSEEKVEGGKSWNIYGKDSDKGDIKELARELTKENYKLFREYILSVTADKSLFRNYLKELKKIRLDFEKRLQDIGTTAIGIISDAGLKTSDFKNGATSGCNFFNKMAEKKWNKNIVEPPKARFTSLEDEKNNWFVKTSPHKAAILSIYPSLNPLVKETLLLFNTEYKTYMTAVETSKYLYALGILIDIDKRIEDYEKEHNILLLSDTSEILNSIINENDTPFIYEKTGTQIDHFMIDEFQDTSRLQWKNFAPLIHESQSHNRDNMIVGDVKQSIYRWRNSDWKLLNNELSQEFSPSQRVDKVMDTNWRSCANIIRFNNAFFYNAASRLQNNLTEIIDPKEKKIPAITDAYADIYQNIPSKKRNNEGYVELKMLADSSENSYQENVLQRIPDILKELQDRGRKLKDIAFLVRTGNQGKQIVDLLLDLNAKNTDDKYRFDVISNESLLLKNAPVIKLITGILQYLQNPDNELNCILAFFEYEISRKKSTAETAIKNYFRRKEHKEPVFDKEVSDRLIVISQEPLFEMCEQIIELFTKNSLKSEENVYIQAFQDMILEYTSSHPADLYSFLQWWNHTGSSRAISTPESQDAIQVITIHKSKGLEFKTVIIPFCDWSIDHDTNKTNLIWCRTHEAPFNELPVVPLKYGNNLSLTQYAEDYYLEKLHAYIDNLNLAYVAFTRAQEELFIFSPFPAPKSTTINIGHLLYECIFSGNTNCRSQATQALITLKDYITEQEDDVITLTLGEKISLAPHPAEKQIKENKLPEYLTILPGKRLHLRLQGKSLFQGQNIREYGTLMHELLSSIHSHEDIGEVVDRYTLSGILSKEQAINVKKQIFQWISSPEVSEWFDPRKEILTETGILQKEGSFYRPDRVIIGNDKVTVIDYKFGQSENSKYMKQIRNYIDLIKKIGYPQVEGIIWYPESGKLIRT comes from the coding sequence ATGCTGAATATTTACAGAGCTTCTGCCGGCTCGGGTAAAACCTACCAGTTAACGCTGGAATACATAAAACTATTGTTAGGATATCGTAAAGAGAACGATAACGGAACGACAGAACTGTCTCTGTATGATAAATACAAAGATGCGCACAGGCGCATCCTGGCCGTTACTTTCACCAATAAGGCCACAGAAGAGATGAAACGCCGCATCATATCGCAACTTAGCATTTTAGCTCATCATACGAACCAATCGGAATATCTCGATGAATTAATAAACATTTTTCATTGCGATGAGGAAAAAATCCGCTTTTGTGCACAGGAAACTCTATATACCTTATTACATGATTTCTCTTTCTTCAATATCAGCACTATAGATACATTCTTCCAGCAAACCTTGCGGACCTTTACCCGGGAAGTGGGATTACAAGGAGGATTCGATATAGAACTCGACAACAATTACGTTACATCGGCGGCGATAGATAAAATGTTCTCCGAATTGGACGAAGAAGAGCATAAAGAACTGCTGCAATGGCTTTTGAAATACTCCGAAGAAAAAGTAGAAGGAGGAAAGAGCTGGAATATATATGGTAAAGACAGTGATAAAGGTGATATTAAAGAACTTGCACGCGAACTGACAAAAGAGAATTATAAACTGTTCAGGGAATATATATTATCTGTGACCGCCGACAAATCTTTATTCAGAAACTATTTAAAAGAATTAAAAAAAATACGGCTGGATTTCGAGAAAAGATTACAGGACATAGGAACAACTGCTATCGGCATCATATCCGATGCCGGTTTAAAAACCTCAGATTTCAAGAACGGCGCGACCTCTGGTTGTAATTTCTTCAACAAAATGGCCGAAAAAAAATGGAACAAAAACATTGTAGAACCGCCCAAAGCACGTTTTACGTCCCTGGAAGACGAAAAGAACAACTGGTTCGTCAAAACATCTCCCCATAAAGCCGCAATACTATCCATATATCCTTCATTGAACCCCCTCGTCAAAGAGACCCTACTCCTGTTCAATACAGAATATAAAACATACATGACCGCCGTTGAAACATCCAAATACCTTTATGCGCTGGGAATACTGATCGATATAGACAAACGGATCGAGGATTACGAAAAAGAACATAACATACTCTTGTTGTCCGATACATCTGAAATATTGAACAGTATAATCAATGAAAACGATACTCCGTTTATATATGAAAAAACCGGAACTCAGATCGACCATTTCATGATCGATGAATTCCAGGACACCTCACGGCTTCAATGGAAAAATTTTGCACCACTCATTCATGAAAGTCAAAGTCACAATCGCGACAACATGATAGTAGGTGATGTAAAACAAAGTATTTACCGATGGAGAAACTCCGACTGGAAATTACTAAACAACGAACTATCCCAGGAATTTTCGCCTTCTCAACGGGTTGATAAAGTCATGGATACAAACTGGAGAAGCTGCGCGAATATTATACGATTTAATAATGCATTTTTTTATAATGCAGCATCCAGATTGCAAAATAATTTAACCGAAATTATTGACCCTAAAGAAAAAAAAATTCCTGCCATAACAGACGCGTATGCGGATATCTATCAAAATATTCCTTCTAAAAAAAGAAATAATGAAGGATATGTAGAACTGAAAATGCTCGCGGATTCCTCTGAAAATTCATATCAGGAAAATGTACTGCAACGGATACCGGATATATTAAAAGAACTGCAGGACCGAGGAAGAAAGCTCAAAGATATCGCATTCCTGGTACGAACAGGAAATCAAGGTAAACAAATCGTCGACCTGCTGTTGGATCTCAATGCAAAAAATACCGATGACAAATACCGTTTTGATGTAATATCCAATGAGTCTCTTCTATTAAAAAATGCACCCGTTATAAAATTAATTACGGGGATTTTACAATATCTTCAGAATCCAGATAACGAATTAAACTGCATTCTCGCCTTTTTCGAATATGAAATATCGAGAAAAAAGAGCACAGCAGAAACCGCTATAAAAAATTATTTCCGAAGAAAAGAACATAAAGAACCTGTTTTCGATAAAGAAGTTTCGGACAGATTAATAGTAATAAGCCAGGAACCTCTATTCGAAATGTGCGAACAAATTATTGAATTATTCACCAAAAACAGTTTAAAGTCCGAAGAAAACGTATATATACAAGCATTCCAAGATATGATACTGGAATATACGTCATCCCATCCAGCCGATCTCTACTCTTTTCTTCAATGGTGGAACCATACCGGAAGTTCACGAGCCATCAGCACGCCGGAGTCCCAAGATGCGATACAAGTCATAACGATACATAAATCTAAAGGGCTGGAATTTAAAACCGTGATCATACCTTTTTGTGATTGGAGTATTGACCACGATACGAACAAAACGAACCTGATATGGTGCCGGACACATGAAGCTCCGTTCAACGAATTACCGGTAGTCCCGTTAAAATATGGAAATAATCTGAGTTTAACACAATACGCCGAAGATTATTATCTGGAAAAACTCCATGCATACATTGACAATTTAAATCTGGCCTACGTAGCCTTCACCAGGGCACAAGAAGAATTATTTATATTCTCACCTTTTCCTGCTCCCAAAAGTACAACCATAAATATAGGGCACTTATTATACGAATGCATTTTTTCCGGCAACACCAACTGCCGCTCACAAGCAACTCAAGCACTGATAACACTAAAAGACTATATAACCGAACAAGAAGATGACGTCATTACCCTCACTTTAGGAGAAAAAATATCTCTCGCTCCCCATCCTGCCGAAAAACAAATAAAAGAAAATAAGCTTCCTGAATACTTGACAATTCTTCCCGGCAAAAGATTACACCTGAGATTACAAGGAAAAAGTCTTTTCCAGGGACAAAATATCCGGGAATACGGGACGCTGATGCATGAATTACTCAGTTCCATTCATTCACATGAAGATATCGGAGAAGTTGTAGACCGGTACACATTATCAGGAATCCTGTCAAAAGAGCAAGCAATAAATGTGAAAAAACAAATTTTTCAATGGATATCATCTCCCGAAGTTTCAGAATGGTTCGATCCCCGAAAAGAAATATTGACAGAAACAGGCATCTTACAGAAAGAAGGCAGTTTCTACCGGCCCGACAGGGTTATAATCGGGAATGATAAGGTCACAGTCATTGACTATAAATTCGGTCAATCGGAAAATTCAAAATATATGAAACAAATCCGCAATTATATAGACCTGATAAAAAAAATAGGCTATCCGCAAGTCGAAGGAATTATATGGTATCCCGAATCGGGTAAACTTATACGGACATGA
- a CDS encoding DUF362 domain-containing protein, whose product MAYVITDDCVACGSCISECPQDAISEGDIYSIDPNKCIDCGSCASVCPQEAIHEA is encoded by the coding sequence ATGGCTTACGTAATTACAGATGACTGCGTTGCATGCGGATCATGCATCAGCGAATGTCCTCAGGATGCAATTTCTGAAGGCGATATTTATTCAATTGATCCTAACAAATGTATTGATTGCGGTTCTTGCGCATCGGTATGTCCTCAGGAAGCAATCCACGAAGCATAA